One part of the Microtus ochrogaster isolate Prairie Vole_2 chromosome 16, MicOch1.0, whole genome shotgun sequence genome encodes these proteins:
- the LOC101996604 gene encoding putative vomeronasal receptor-like protein 4, which produces MKWNNITLATVFLSLAVPGIVGNIIVFIRYVYTSALGTEKKPMDLILIHLAFSNMIIICTTGITDIATLFYFRNFLGDIGCKAMVFLARMARGLSICTTCLLSVVQAVTISPRTTLWTKLKPQTSWQVVPFLLLFWIVNVLISSNLLFYIKSGNSLNMSLPGIFIDHCYMLPSTHKIKWLFLSLMTLRDVIFQSLMGWSSGSMALRLYEHHKRVLYLHSSRCAHNSPPEIRATWSVLILMTCFLFFYWSDFILSFYTGFTGAHDSILLNIKAVLEFGYASFSPYVIISRDIRVPNVLHAH; this is translated from the coding sequence ATGAAGTGGAATAACATTACCCTAGCAACAGTCTTCCTTTCTCTAGCCGTACCTGGAATTGTAGGAAATATCATAGTATTCATAAGGTACGTGTACACTTCTGCTTTGGGGACTGAGAAAAAGCCCATGGACCTTATCCTCATTCATTTGGCCTTTTCTAATATGATCATTATTTGTACCACAGGGATCACAGACATAGCCACActgttttatttcagaaacttCCTCGGAGATATTGGCTGTAAAGCTATGGTTTTTCTGGCAAGGATGGCACGGGGCTTATCCATCTGTACCACCTGTCTCCTCAGTGTGGTCCAGGCTGTCACCATCAGTCCCAGGACCACCCTTTGGACAAAGCTAAAACCACAGACCTCATGGCAAGTcgttccttttctcctcctcttttggATAGTTAATGTTCTCATAAGCTCCAACTTACTCTTCTACATCAAATCAGGGAACAGCTTGAACATGTCTCTACCTGGAATATTCATTGACCATTGCTATATGCTGCCATCAACACATAAAATCAAGTGGCTTTTCCTCTCCCTCATGACTCTTCGTGATGTCATCTTCCAGAGTCTGATGGGCTGGAGCAGCGGGTCCATGGCTCTCCGTCTGTATGAGCATCACAAGCGCGTCCTCTACCTTCACAGCTCCAGGTGTGCGCACAATTCCCCTCCAGAAATCAGAGCTACCTGGAGCGTTCTCATTCTAAtgacctgcttccttttcttctactgGTCAgatttcattctctccttctacactGGTTTCACAGGGGCACATGATTCTATTTTACTAAATATTAAAGCAGTTTTAGAATTTGGCTATGCTAGTTTCAGTCCTTATGTTATAATTAGCAGAGACATCCGTGTTCCTAATGTCTTGCATGCTCACTGA